GATGACAGTAAGGAAGATGTGCTGGCGATGGTGCGCGAGCTGGAGGACGCCTGGGTGGAGAAGCTCCAGCCGTTCGATGAGAAGGGCTACAACAAGCGCGGCGAATCCAACCGTTTCCGCTACTGAGCGCTGCCGCATCCGCCAGGGCTTGTCAGATAAGACGAAAGGCCGCTCCCGGCAAAACGGGAGCGGCCTTTTTATTCGGTCAGCCTGTATACGGTGACAACCGCTCACTGCAGCCGCACGGTCCTTCCCTCCCGCGCCGAGGTCCGGGCGGCCTCCAGGATACGGGCCACGCTCACGTTGGCCTCCAGGCCCGACAAGTCCGTCCGGTCCGGGATAATCTTGCCCCGCACCACCGCGGTCAGGTAGTTGAAAGCGTTATCGTAAGGTGCGGCGCGATGAGGAACGCTGCGAGGTGGCTGTTCACTCTTGTTCTCGGCCGTGCGCACCAGCAGGGTCCGGCTGTCCGGGGCGAACACGTAGCCGGTCCGTCCGTACACGTACATGTCCTTGCGGTCGAACGGCCAGTTCCAGGAAGCCTGGATTATCGCCTGGGCCTGGGGGTAGGTGAGCACAAGCGTGGCCTCGTCATCAACCTTCGGGTAGACCTCGGGCTTGATCTGCTGGGTCACCGCGGTCACGCTGGTGGGCAGGGCGCCGTCCATCAGCCAGGTGCTGAGGCTCGCCCCGTAGCAGCCGAAATCGGTGAGCGCGCCGCCGCCGTTCAGCAGCGGATCGGTGAGCCAGGCCAGGAACTCCGGCCCGCAGCCGATCTCCTTGGGTCCGCTGTGCCCGTCATGGATCACCACCTTACGGATATCCCCCACCAGAGCCTTGTCGCAGACCAGCTCGTGCGCCGCGTTAAAGCTGCCGAACCAGGTGGTGGCGTAGTTGGTAATCACCTGAATGTGGAACTGACTGGCCAGCGCGGCGATGCTGTCGGCGACGGAGGCCTCGAAAGCCAGCGGCTTTTCCACCATCACGTGCACCCCCCGCGGGGCGCAGGCCTCCACCAGTTCCAGGTGTTCGGCCGTGGAGCCGTAGCCGGTGACCACCTCGGGAGAGGTTTTGTCCAGCAGCTCGGCCAGGGTGGAGAACACGGGCACGTCCTCGGCCGCATACTGTTTCTCATAGTAGCGGGCCAGCTCGCGATCCGGCTCGTAGATACCCACTATCGTGATCTCGCCCCGCTTGCGGCTTTCGAAAACATCCCCGGCGTGGCCGTGGATGAGCCGCGCCACCGCCACCCGCAGCGGGCCCGCGGTCGCCGGGTCCGCCGCCCGGGCCGGAGCGAGTCCGGCCAGCAGCAGGGCCGCAACCGCCGCCGCTGTCCGCAGCACCCTCCGGCTGTATCCAGTCATGTCCGGTCTCCTTTCCCGTGCCGCCGGATTTCGGCTCACCACGCCCCACCATCCATGTCCTTGAACAGACGGGTGGCGTTGAGGTAGTAGATTTTCTGCAGCACCTCCTCCGGCAGGTTGAGGCCGTAGTTCATCCACCAGGCGGCATCCGGCACGCGGAAGAACTCGTCCTCGGTCTCCAGAAGGCGGAACCAGCCGCGGTACATGTCCTCATCCGGGTTAAGGTCGGTGCCCCAGAGGATACGGTCCTGGTAGCGGATGATGAACTTGCGCGCGCTGAACGGCTGACGGCCCAGGTCCCAGGCGCGGGCCGACAGATCGATGTAGAAATTGGGATACAGGTCCAGCAGGCGACCCACCTCGTTCAGGTCGTGGCTCAGGTTGCCCACGTGGCAGCCGATGAAGATCGTGTTGGGGTGCTTGGCTATGGCCCGGTTGCGGGTGGCCTGGATTTCGGCCCGGGGCAGGATGCCCGGCTTGCCGTAGACATTCCAGGGCGCGCCGGCGGTGCCCAGCTCGCTCTCGGCGGTCAGGGGATAGTAGCAGTCCTCCATGTCGCCCACGTGGATCGAGATCGGCATGCCCAGCCGTCCGGCGGTCTCCAGGGCCAGGTCCCAGCGCGGGTCGTCCAGGTGCACGCCTTTCCTGCCCTCCTTGCGGCTCCCGCCGAAACCCCAGCCCATGTCCTTGTACTCGCCGATCCCGCGCGCGCCCATCTCGTAGGCTTTCTCCACCGAGCGGGCCGCCCGCTTCGGGTAGTCGGGGGCGTCGATGTCATGGGCGTCGATATGCGCCCATATCTGGAAATGCCGCGGGTACTTGCCCAGGTAGTCCTTGATCACCGCCTCCAGGCTGCTGTCGGGCTGGCAGCCGCTGAGGATCACCACCTTGCGCACGTTGCAGGCGCGCATCATCTGCACCCACTTGTGGATGTCCTCGCCTTTGAGGTAGGGGTGCGAGTGGGAGTCGATGGACGGGAAGCGCGAGCGCAGGACCGTGTGCGCCGGGACCTCCAGGCGGCTTTGTGGGTTGAAATCCTTCACTTTCAGGGTGTCGAAGATGCCCATGCTGGGGGTCTCGTCGTACTGGGCGAAGAGCGCGCTGAAGCCCAGGCAGATAAACAGCGCGGCGGTAAAGAGTTTTTTCATCCGGTCCCTCCTGTGTGGTGATGGTCAGGGCTTTGCAAGCAGCGCTTTCGCCCGCTCGACCAGCCCCTCGAAACTACCTTCGTGGAATATAACAAGCCCCCGGGCCCGGGTGGTTTCCCCGGGCGGACAGTCCGGCGGCAGCGGGTCACTGTGGATGCAGGGGATGCGCTTGTTGCTGAACACCAGGCGCGCGGGAGTCCAGATCGTGGCAAGCCAGCGCTCGGGCGTGCCCTTTGCACGCACCGCGATAAGCGGCGGGTCGGCCCGCTCCTCGACGATGCGCCCCGGCCCGCTGCCTGGACGGAACCAGCCCAGGTCATCGAAAGTGAGGTTGTCCGGCCCGCCCGCGACATTGAGCGCCCAGAACACGGGGCTGCTTTCGGGCAACGGGCCGCTGTAGTGCGTGTCCCGGCCCAGCAGCGCCGGACGGCCATTCACCGCCACGAAAGTGCGGGCGTAGGCGGTGTCCAGGAAAGCGGCCAGACTGCCTGGACGCAGGCAGATCAGGGTGCGGATGTCCGTGATCGCCGTGTCGGTGCGGTTGTCGATTTCGAGGCTGAGCCGCACGGCCATTGAGTCGGCCTCAGCCTCGGCGCGGAATGTCACCCCGTCGCGCGGGCTGTACTCGAACCCGGCGCGGCTGGAATCATCGCTCAGCCGCCAGGGCGTGTCTACCTGCACGGGGTTGGAGTGATTCACATCCGGCATGCCGCGACCCCAGCAGTGCTCCGGAAAATTGAGCTGAAGACACTCGGTCGGGTTCCAGGGCGAACTGACAAGCAGAAGGTTCGTGATATCTTTGTCCGGCTTTCCGGGCAGACTGGAGAGCTTCACCCCGGCGGCGTTCAACTGGAGGACCAGGACGCCCAGAAGGAGCGCGACGGTTGCCAGGCAGCTTTTCATCCAGTTGCCTTTTTTGGGGTTAGACAGAAAGTGGATTAAGCCGGTCTGTTTATTGCAATCAATGCCACGGTGCGACCCGGACCGGTCTCAACACCTTGAAACCTAACACTCTGGACAATAAACGCAAGATGATCGCTTCTCATTTCCGTAAAGACGGCTTGCACATTTGAGAAAAACGGAGGGGAAATGGCGCGTATTCCGAGATGGTTGCCTGCACTGGCCCTGGGCATGCTGTTGGTCGCGTTGCAGAGCGCTCCGGCGGCGGCCGGCGAACTGAAAACTTTCAGCCGCGAGATCACCGCGCAGGACGACGAGTACACGATCGAGGTGGGCGGCACGCTCGACCCGGAGAATGTGGAGATCGTGATCGAGAACCTGGGCGACACCCCGGTGGCCGACCCGCGCCTGAGTATCAACGGCAATTACGACTGGTTCGACATCAACTCCATGGTGGCCGAGATCACCCGCGGCTGCACCACGGATGAGGAAAAGGCCCTGGCGATCTGGGAGTTCATCCTCTGGAAACGTTTCCAGCGCTCACCGGATGACCCGGCCTCCACCCACCCGGTGAAAGCGATGAACGGCTACGGCTACGGTATCTGCGGGCACGCCGCCTACTGGCTCAAGGCTTTCGCCACCGCGGCCGGGCTGCAGGCGCGGGTGCAGGAGATCTGGGGCCACACGGTGAACGAGGTGTTCTGGGACGGCAAATGGCATTTCCTGGACAGCAACGTGAAAGTCTACTACCTGTCGCGCGACAACCGCACCCTGGCCAGCCTGGCCGAGCTGGAGAAAGACCCCTGGCTGATCCAGCGCACGATCCACCCGCGCGACCCCTGGGTGCGCCAGGCCGACGCACCGGGACGGAACGAGGAGTTCGTGCG
This genomic interval from bacterium contains the following:
- a CDS encoding amidohydrolase, giving the protein MKKLFTAALFICLGFSALFAQYDETPSMGIFDTLKVKDFNPQSRLEVPAHTVLRSRFPSIDSHSHPYLKGEDIHKWVQMMRACNVRKVVILSGCQPDSSLEAVIKDYLGKYPRHFQIWAHIDAHDIDAPDYPKRAARSVEKAYEMGARGIGEYKDMGWGFGGSRKEGRKGVHLDDPRWDLALETAGRLGMPISIHVGDMEDCYYPLTAESELGTAGAPWNVYGKPGILPRAEIQATRNRAIAKHPNTIFIGCHVGNLSHDLNEVGRLLDLYPNFYIDLSARAWDLGRQPFSARKFIIRYQDRILWGTDLNPDEDMYRGWFRLLETEDEFFRVPDAAWWMNYGLNLPEEVLQKIYYLNATRLFKDMDGGAW
- a CDS encoding Gfo/Idh/MocA family oxidoreductase, with protein sequence MTGYSRRVLRTAAAVAALLLAGLAPARAADPATAGPLRVAVARLIHGHAGDVFESRKRGEITIVGIYEPDRELARYYEKQYAAEDVPVFSTLAELLDKTSPEVVTGYGSTAEHLELVEACAPRGVHVMVEKPLAFEASVADSIAALASQFHIQVITNYATTWFGSFNAAHELVCDKALVGDIRKVVIHDGHSGPKEIGCGPEFLAWLTDPLLNGGGALTDFGCYGASLSTWLMDGALPTSVTAVTQQIKPEVYPKVDDEATLVLTYPQAQAIIQASWNWPFDRKDMYVYGRTGYVFAPDSRTLLVRTAENKSEQPPRSVPHRAAPYDNAFNYLTAVVRGKIIPDRTDLSGLEANVSVARILEAARTSAREGRTVRLQ